In Oncorhynchus clarkii lewisi isolate Uvic-CL-2024 chromosome 2, UVic_Ocla_1.0, whole genome shotgun sequence, one DNA window encodes the following:
- the LOC139373472 gene encoding PCNA-associated factor-like isoform X3, with translation MVRTKADSVPGTYRKAVAASAPRKSLGASSSANALSSSQAGTPAKSKFAGGNPVCPRPTPTWQKGIGDFFGGPSRKPDKENHLPQSDDEEAGVSGVSKSSRTSRPLPAEDAED, from the exons ATGGTGAGGACGAAGGCAGACAGTGTCCCCGGAACTTACAGAAAAG CTGTGGCTGCATCTGCACCCAGGAAGTCATTGGGTGCCTCGAGTTCTGCTAATGCATTAAGCAGCTCTCAAGCAGGCACACCTG CAAAGAGTAAATTTGCTGGTGGTAATCCTGTGTGTCCTCGGCCCACCCCAACTTGGCAGAAGGGAATTGGAGATTTCTTTGGTGGGCCCAGCAGGAAGCCTGACAAAGAGAACCACCTCCCCCAGTCAGATGATGAAGAGGCCGGAGTCAGTGGAGTGTCCAAGTCATCCAGGAC TTCCAGACCACTGCCTGCTGAGGATGCTGAGG ACTAA
- the LOC139373472 gene encoding PCNA-associated factor-like isoform X1, producing the protein MVRTKADSVPGTYRKAVAASAPRKSLGASSSANALSSSQAGTPAKSKFAGGNPVCPRPTPTWQKGIGDFFGGPSRKPDKENHLPQSDDEEAGVSGVSKSSRTSRPLPAEDAEAPFNRLNYGYHGFQLNGSSAVERTSRPAETTGCCSEKYKDVLILFCSLALTPEYNLDVCILCSVLDCFNFLWCLG; encoded by the exons ATGGTGAGGACGAAGGCAGACAGTGTCCCCGGAACTTACAGAAAAG CTGTGGCTGCATCTGCACCCAGGAAGTCATTGGGTGCCTCGAGTTCTGCTAATGCATTAAGCAGCTCTCAAGCAGGCACACCTG CAAAGAGTAAATTTGCTGGTGGTAATCCTGTGTGTCCTCGGCCCACCCCAACTTGGCAGAAGGGAATTGGAGATTTCTTTGGTGGGCCCAGCAGGAAGCCTGACAAAGAGAACCACCTCCCCCAGTCAGATGATGAAGAGGCCGGAGTCAGTGGAGTGTCCAAGTCATCCAGGAC TTCCAGACCACTGCCTGCTGAGGATGCTGAGG CTCCCTTCAACAGACTAAACTATGGGTATCACGGCTTTCAGTTGAATGGCTCCTCTGCTGTGGAGCGCACTTCCAGGCCTGCAGAGACTACAGGCTGCTGTTCAGAAAAGTACAAGGATGTGTTAATTCTGTTCTGTTCATTGGCTCTGACACCTGAATATAACCTTGATGTCTGCATACTATGTTCTGTGTTGGATTGTTTTAATTTTCTTTGGTGCCTTGGGTGA
- the LOC139373472 gene encoding PCNA-associated factor-like isoform X2 yields the protein MVRTKADSVPGTYRKAVAASAPRKSLGASSSANALSSSQAGTPAKSKFAGGNPVCPRPTPTWQKGIGDFFGGPSRKPDKENHLPQSDDEEAGVSGVSKSSRTSRPLPAEDAEGE from the exons ATGGTGAGGACGAAGGCAGACAGTGTCCCCGGAACTTACAGAAAAG CTGTGGCTGCATCTGCACCCAGGAAGTCATTGGGTGCCTCGAGTTCTGCTAATGCATTAAGCAGCTCTCAAGCAGGCACACCTG CAAAGAGTAAATTTGCTGGTGGTAATCCTGTGTGTCCTCGGCCCACCCCAACTTGGCAGAAGGGAATTGGAGATTTCTTTGGTGGGCCCAGCAGGAAGCCTGACAAAGAGAACCACCTCCCCCAGTCAGATGATGAAGAGGCCGGAGTCAGTGGAGTGTCCAAGTCATCCAGGAC TTCCAGACCACTGCCTGCTGAGGATGCTGAGGGTGAATGA